A window of the Dyadobacter pollutisoli genome harbors these coding sequences:
- a CDS encoding TlpA family protein disulfide reductase — MTRLSKLPNLFFLLTLTLVVGCSDEKDKLGKPVVGTETSMSDFTHFWSYYSTHLKFYKHFDAFNTDSKPMPVDSFMTKYATGKYMVYKYIARDSVIQYKLEPLKPDAEDNIKNQLLAQAYTDYHYYLKMGKPLAGLHFTDLDGEAYTPENTQGKYVVMKFWFIGCIPCVEEMPELNEIVAKNKDRDDVVFLSVALDSENALRKFLSRQRFDYKTVGNKKGYVTDTLQINQFPTHLIINKDGKVMGLCNSVKELKDLSSQTSIAI; from the coding sequence ATGACACGATTATCAAAACTGCCGAATTTGTTCTTTTTGCTGACATTAACGCTGGTTGTCGGTTGCTCGGATGAAAAAGACAAACTAGGAAAACCGGTCGTCGGAACGGAAACTTCAATGTCTGATTTTACACATTTTTGGTCCTACTACTCGACGCATCTCAAATTTTATAAGCATTTTGATGCATTCAACACAGATTCGAAGCCTATGCCGGTTGATAGTTTCATGACCAAATATGCGACAGGTAAATATATGGTTTATAAGTACATTGCCCGTGATTCGGTTATTCAATACAAACTGGAACCGCTCAAACCGGATGCCGAGGACAACATCAAAAATCAGCTGCTCGCCCAGGCTTATACGGACTATCACTACTATCTGAAAATGGGTAAACCGCTAGCCGGACTCCATTTTACCGATCTGGACGGTGAGGCTTATACACCCGAAAATACACAAGGCAAATATGTAGTGATGAAATTCTGGTTTATCGGCTGTATACCCTGCGTGGAAGAAATGCCCGAACTCAATGAAATCGTTGCCAAAAATAAAGACCGTGACGATGTTGTTTTTCTGAGCGTCGCGCTGGATTCGGAGAATGCATTAAGGAAATTCCTGAGCAGACAGCGTTTCGATTACAAAACAGTTGGAAATAAAAAAGGTTACGTAACGGATACACTCCAAATCAATCAGTTCCCGACGCATTTGATCATCAACAAAGACGGCAAAGTAATGGGCCTCTGCAATTCAGTGAAGGAATTGAAGGATCTTAGTTCACAGACTTCGATTGCTATTTGA
- a CDS encoding alpha/beta hydrolase — MIRTKSILLFAVMFYLGAQGTWAQPTKHGSIVTERLISTVLRGTRTGLDTTRSIKIYLPPGYEQSGKAYPVVYYCHTVFQNPEKMFEDGNLVRLLERGFAGGIIQEFIFVVGDYSSPTTGSLYENSSATGRWLDYTIQELVPFIDSRYRTLPRPESRAVAGDMMGGRGALLLAMRNPEIFSVVYAMNPVGTGQGVLPIQNYPNWQKMHEAKSFSDLKSEPISQLFVTMSQAFLPNPNRPPFYCDFIMEMAGGKLIYNGENARRQVAGFSLNDRLDEYAANLKKLRGIAFDWSRYDPIPDHIYGSQDFTRKLERLGIEHEAEEYRGIYWTENWAEDGRFYSRLLPFFQRHLLFETKKLSVNH; from the coding sequence ATGATACGAACCAAATCCATACTACTGTTCGCAGTAATGTTTTACCTGGGTGCACAAGGTACCTGGGCCCAACCGACAAAGCATGGCAGCATTGTTACCGAGCGTTTGATCTCCACGGTACTTCGCGGGACACGTACCGGGCTTGATACCACCCGCAGTATCAAAATTTACCTTCCGCCTGGTTACGAGCAGTCTGGCAAGGCATACCCGGTTGTTTATTATTGTCACACCGTTTTCCAGAATCCCGAGAAAATGTTCGAAGACGGCAACCTGGTAAGATTGCTGGAGAGAGGATTTGCAGGTGGCATTATTCAGGAATTTATCTTCGTGGTCGGCGATTACAGTTCACCCACGACGGGCAGTTTATATGAAAACTCGTCCGCTACCGGTCGCTGGCTCGACTATACGATCCAGGAGCTGGTACCATTTATCGACAGCCGCTACCGTACCCTGCCGCGCCCCGAAAGCCGCGCTGTGGCCGGTGATATGATGGGAGGGCGCGGCGCTTTGCTGCTCGCAATGCGGAATCCCGAGATTTTCAGCGTTGTATATGCGATGAACCCGGTGGGTACCGGCCAAGGTGTGCTGCCCATTCAAAATTACCCGAACTGGCAGAAAATGCATGAAGCGAAGTCTTTCTCTGATCTCAAAAGTGAGCCGATCTCGCAGCTTTTTGTAACCATGTCACAGGCATTTCTTCCTAACCCCAATCGCCCGCCATTCTACTGCGACTTTATCATGGAAATGGCGGGTGGCAAGCTGATATATAACGGTGAAAATGCACGCAGGCAGGTCGCAGGGTTCTCATTAAACGACAGGCTGGACGAATATGCGGCCAACCTCAAAAAGCTGCGCGGTATTGCATTTGACTGGTCGCGCTACGACCCTATCCCGGACCATATCTATGGTTCTCAGGATTTTACACGAAAACTCGAACGCCTTGGAATCGAGCATGAAGCCGAAGAATATCGCGGCATTTACTGGACTGAAAATTGGGCCGAAGATGGACGGTTTTATTCCCGCCTACTTCCGTTTTTTCAGCGGCACCTGCTTTTTGAAACAAAAAAATTAAGTGTAAACCATTGA